The DNA sequence TTTATTGAATCAATATTACTCTGTGTAATGATTTATAGGAATATTTAACTGGGCAACGGAAAACAGTGCTTAGGTGCAATTTAAATGCACTAACCTCATCTTTCTCATTTTGGTACTTTCTAAAGTCACTTCTAGCCCAAAGGCGAAGTTCTGCTTTACTTCCTTCATCCGGTACTCTGCGTATTTCCCGTAATATGTCTCGATACAGTTTCAGAACTTTCTGACGGAGCATAAACTGAAACAAGATTAATTCTACAACAATATGAACACAATGTTACAAAAATTGTAAAATAGCATGACCTATAAAACAACTCCCTTACAACAAAAACTGTCCTTAACACAAGAGCTAACTATACAAACCCTCACATATTAGCCTATCAAAGGATAAAATTGAGAAGTCAAGCTCCAATGTAGTGACGTCTTTGTGAGTTGTCCTGCTATAGGCCTAAAcgcaaaagaaaacacttcattctCCTTAAGGAATTAAGACTGCCTATACCACTAGCATCAAACATGGGTTATTAACGAAATAAATTTGTAGTCGAATCTTCAGAACATAAGTTCACCCCACGTTGAGATCAGTCCCCCTACCGAAAGTGCCGATCTCTTTTACCTGTTTAAGATTCATTGTTGCCGGGATCTTTGGAGGCATAgttggaaattatgtacagtaagGGAAGTATCAAAGAATTATGCAGCAACTCTATGAACAGAGAACATTTATTTCAAACAAAATCCATCTCATCTTCAACAAATCCAAAACAACAGCTTTTATTCTCCCTCCAACGACTATTCTTGCGTCATCACAACACAGACCTTCTACTAGTACGAGGCAAGATCACTGCTCACCAGTATTATCGATTATGAGGCAAGACAACAGCAGTCCGATAGGTAATTGTATCTACGGATGTATGCTTGTACGACAATATTCACTCATTTTACCTTTTTTTAAACCATGTTTAAAGCCAGAAATTTTATGACTCTCAGAATTAGAAAAATACTATTTTGATTTCAACATCACAGACAATTTGAAATATTACATTAACTTCACGTGGTGCTAGCTCGTCGTAATCAAGGACTAGTGCGCACGGATGACTTTTGTCACCGAGAAAAAAAAGCTTCCATCGTTGTCACGTCACGTCATAGAAGTGGAGTGCGCTCACGAAGGACAGtcactaaactttttttttaatccaagcgtcatctgaaaaaaaagaagaaaaatgcagtGTATGAAGCAGCAAACAGTGGAATTTCTAGAACTGTACCAGGCAGGGCACCGCTTATGGACCATTAGAAACAAGCATTGAAGAACAATAACAAAGAAACATGATGCTATGCAGAGAATTGCTGCTACATTTGGCAGAGACAAAGCAAGCATCAAGCAAAAATACGTTCGCTTGAGGTCGTATATCGACATGAAAAGTGGAAGATGGTATCCAGCAGATTATTGGGCAGTGGTGTATACACTAATCTTGTTTTGTTATAAACTGTTGAAGTTTCTCAATGACGTTCATCAGCCATAAAAAACAACATAAACTGTTAACCAAGAGGTACAAAAACTATTCTCGCGTGTCCTTACTTGTATTTTATACTGTACAATAACATTCATCCATTGTTATTTTGCTGCAGTATACTTCCTTGTGGGCTTAAAACGTAATCTGCAAACTTGCCTCGAAATTGTTTGTTTGTGTTAGAAGCTTTCTGTAGTACATTCTTGGGCGCAGTAACAATCGATGCAGCACCATCTCGTCTTCATGTGCTTGGGTTTATCTCATGCttcaacatttcatttttttttaaatatggagaCACACAGCCGTAAGTGAGACAGTTCGTGTCTTCTCTGGTTTCTGCGACATTGCTATTTTAAAGACATGAAAATGCGAAGTCATAATCCTGAATACGTTCTCTTCAACCATTCTCACCTGAGACAattggtaattaaaaattctttcCTTGGAATATTGAACATGCCTTCTGGGGAATGGTTTCATAATGTTTTCCTGTAATGGAAAAACATTATCCGCTACAAAAACATAGGA is a window from the Schistocerca americana isolate TAMUIC-IGC-003095 chromosome X, iqSchAmer2.1, whole genome shotgun sequence genome containing:
- the LOC124555059 gene encoding LYR motif-containing protein 2, with the translated sequence MPPKIPATMNLKQFMLRQKVLKLYRDILREIRRVPDEGSKAELRLWARSDFRKYQNEKDEYAIKMLIFNGERSLKELKQSIELSSAKNN